ttcacatgcataaattgtctaaaaaaaatttaaagaacaaaatgaatttattaatttagataattttaagatCCCTTACCTGCCGtacttttaaatgttattttattacagGAGATCAATTCATTTTGAGATGAATTCATAACATCCGCGcgttatatttttacattaaatcttctgtttttgttttttttaatttccagagcAATGATTAAATTCCGCAAGCAGAACcactactttttcttttcatataacaataattctttttccatGAAAcccatttttcttaattttctccGAATCGccgacatttattttaaagaacaatatttgCAAAACCATTAAGGCTGAGcagaaaaaagagaaaacaggTATATGCATGAGCAAACAAAAAGGGAAAACTACTTCCGAAACAAACTTTCACTGATTTCACCATAAATTACACTAACCTAGATTTTACTGATGCATGCGGCTTAGAACGAAATTTTCGTTTAATAAAATGATCATTACCTGGGCTTGAGCAgcatttgtattttcagaaacaggCATTACGGCTGTATTGTCCTCTGAACTCATTTTTAAAGATCGCCGgtgaaaactatttattaaggttgaaaatttttaagttaatatcgATATTTTACAAGCAACTCATTCCAACTCCATTTACTTCATGATTATGATTTACGATTTGGTAATCTTTTTTTACAATGCGATGACGAAACGGTTCGCAGTTAgcagttaaattttttaacggTTATTGTAGGTGCGATATTTCTCTGATTAtcaggaatataaataaaatgctttcaaaataaattttgaaattttcattgaattgaaCCCAAAATAAGCCATCATGACAATAAATTTGATTCTCCAATTTTATCCTATCACTAAAATAATCATAGAGCTTGACGTAtcgatttttcataattttcctaTGCGTGAATATTCTTAATCGATATATTTCGATAGTGGTGACTTTCGGACTGAGGACATTCGGCGCAGTGTTTTTTTGCAAATTGTACTtgtttacttcaaattatttGCTGGGACTGCATTGCTCtatatattttaagcttcaatATGAATGCATTACGggtaatttctgattttatttcttttactattaTATGTCTGTACAGAAACAGGGATTAATACGATCATTCTCTTAAGCTCGTGTGATTTCAGTATGTTACACATTTACAACTGTTTAATAAGTATTCGTGAAAGTTCTTAATTtgctgaaatcaaatttaatgatgTAACTCAATCATAAACATTAACAGTTCTCTTCTCATTTTCATAACAATCATCAATATGCACCTgtgcatgaaatatatttattatctccAACATTTAgtaatcctttaattttttacttaataattatcattttgtgcaaaatattgaaaacaaaggAGATGCCGTTTTTATTTACTCTAGTATTTATAGATATCATCTACATAGGTTGGGATATAAtacttttctgttatttttttattttttactgaattagtatattattttattttgtttcaacttGAAAACTTTGTTTCTAAGTTATTTGGTTTATTaccttgaaaattttttaatggtttatcgttaaattataataatttttatggcatatttttaaaaattcttaagttaTGTTTGTCTGTTGCATGTATTATTATTTCCTTCTCTCCTGACTAAATCTTCTCCACAATGTTTTCACTGTGACACAGAGCGCTTTCAAACTCCTTGGTACTTCTGGCTgcattctttttctaatattgacTAGAGACAAAATCTCGTCAATTAAACCTTCGTAAGGATTTGCTTTTAAAACCCTTGAAGTCACATTCAGCAATGCTATCCGACCAAAACTTCTTCCTTATAGATATAAGGGTTTACTACAAATAAATACTCAATATAGACTTATGCAGGCCAATCCAGCATGTGATGTCATGTGTTTCCTTGCCTCTCATTCTGCAAAACATTGCTTGTTAAAGGagtcacttttttatattttgttttgctcaCTATGCAAATCACTTCTTAAGAAAGATTTGATTGTATTTGTACGGAAAATATTCCCTAAATATTGTTCGTTCACCAGAAGTTGGCACTTGGCTCCGCCCTCGTCACGTGGGATCAGACGATACTATTTCGATGATTTCGGAAGGAGAAAGTGATAAGTGTCAAGAAAGGTTGCCAACTGGCGATCGTTAGcttttatccttttttatattatcatttcagTGAGACAATTGATGAATTCCATGAGTTATCAACTGACATTTAACATACCACACAAAATGTACATCTTTTAAGAGATTTTTAGCCTTAATTTGTTGTCTTTTTCTAGCTGAAAACAATGCtgaataaaatctttgttttcagctgatcaaaatataaataaaatctagccataaggatatttattttatattagcttgGCATATGCTGTCTGTAATGTAAATAGCAATAACACTAaccacttattttaaaattggaaaatattttaaaaattttttcattactgCATACCAAATTATcaaggaaaatttctaaaaagagatAGACATCAATTTAATCAATgctactatattttataaaacaatttattatttcatgtttaatctatgcactattaaaaatagatagttctaattttaaaataatatacaataattagtATTGTCAACACTGAAATTTTGTTGCTGAAGTTgacatttccatttataaaatttattaaaagttgcaaaaaatataaatttggtttaaaatatatttttcttaaatttgataaataagttacaattattttttagaatgagACATAATTCAGAATCTAGTTATAATGAAGAatcctgatttaaattatttcatgaataaaaatagtatttaaaaaaattgcattacctTTGTAATATTAGAACTTGTATTTATTAGAACTTACTAATAAATGAAACATCAACTAGGCATTTATTCATACTGCTtgaactgattaaattttattcaaatgtttttaattaaaaataaccaagACATTCTTAACAAAGGAAATGAAAGCTGTAGGAATTAGAATTAATGTCCATTGTCATAACTATCATCAGTGTCATCATCACTGAAATTGCTCTCGGTATCAGAATCCGAATTGAtgttgaaagaaatgttttccacGACTTCTTCGACAATACCGTCGGTTtcccaatactttttttcaatggGTTCGATATGTTTGCAATGTTTTTCCCATCTCAGATTTCCAATATTTATCATGGCTTCCGAAGCAAGACTTTCAAGACGTTGAAAACTCATGTCGGCAGTCGCATTTCTCTCTCGCACGTAATGCTTAACATCCGCCCAAATTAATTCTATTGGGTTTAAGTCACAGTGGTATGGGGGAAGTTTCAAAACATCAAGACCTTGTTCTTTTAGAAtttcatcaatgaaatatttttttttttttagccacTTGCATTTGCAGCAATCAGTTCAAGTAACTGaactctttgcatttttttatcatacaggattttctttttttccaaccAGGCAcacattttatccttttttgaGCTTTTTGTGGGTACAGGATCTGTCACTTTTGTGTGATAAGCTGCATTATCCATAACTATTACCGAATTCGTTGGAATATTAGGTAGAAGCTTTTCAACtatccttttaaaattatcagaGTTCATCTGCCCGTGATAATCTCCAGTTGCAGATCCAGCTTTAAATATTAATCCGGCATTTGAAACGAAACCAGATTCTGATCCAGCATGAACCACAATCAGACGATGACCTGAGCTATCTTTGATGGCAGCGCCAATTTTTTCATCTCTCCAACATTTCTCGAATGAAAGATTGCTGTCCAACCACGTTTCATctatataaactatatttctcTTTGCTTCTCGGAATTTTTTCATTTCCCTAAAAAAACGAAATCTCAAGGCTACAATGTgcaatctttcaattaaaatctgTCTCTGGTTTCTGCAACGTTTGTACTGAAAACCTGCAATGTGGAGGTATCTCCATAGAGTTCCtcttttcaaaggaaaatttattctttccttcACCACAGGAAGCAATCGAGATAAAGACGGAATTTTGTTATTTGCATAAAACTCATTCACAATATTTCGAAGAACACACAAAATTGTCCAATATTGCATTTCGAGTCTCGGGACGCTTTCGATGTTTCCCCGGCGTAGATAATTGTCCATTTGtagaaatatcttcatttttaattcgcTTAATTGTTCTAAGTGAAACACCAGTCGCTGAAGCAGCACGTTTTTGGGCTTGGGAAAGGGGAAACAAAAGTGTTCCAGCTCTAGCCTCATCTTCACAAAATTtagtaacattatttattatatttctctctTTCGAGTGAATAGTTCgccattttaaagacattttgcagttgtttgctttgaaaaaagcagttttgaaattaaatatatattatttattaataattagctaGAAGAACAAAAAGTACGACAGCAGACGATAAAACAAAGTAAGCGTAAACATTCGTCGTTTGGCGCACATTTAGGGTTGTCTCATTAACAAGAGTGGGGGAGTTTACACGTCTTCCCCGCACTGAAATGAACTCTACCTCCAAGAAGGTGGACCAAAGTGCCTTCTCCTGGTGAACATAGAATACATAAGGCTCTTATTAAGAATAATGTTAATCTGAAATACTGCTTAATACGAAATGGTTACCATCATTAACTTTGATCCCATTGAATAAGGAGATGTTTATTCATCTTCATGTGACTTTTCTTGGAGATTTAATTATCTTATACATGTTTCTTATGCATGTATGGATAGCCAGCAGAAATAATAACATCCCACAAAAGTGACAAAATACACAATTATCTTTTTTGTCAAAAACAATTCtagttttcttgtatttttttctttgtgtaagcatttttgtgtgtgtgtttgtgtatatatattacttttcccTGTAATTTATGGAAGTTTcactgtttataaataaatagttttcatattatttaccttttttatactttattatttaacttcTGGATATTTGTATATATGGAGgtcttgataatatttttcataagaaaagaaactatgtgacatatttttaaaattaaaagtatgagtattttctgtcatatttttaatgtgtacattaaaaaaaactctaattttgtcttgttttaaattttcagcttattcttttatataaaatgtagaagaataacgaaatataaataaattataatagtttataattcCTTTCAGATGAATTTGTAACTACATAAATCATTTAAGTatcattataaacaatattttaaaaaaagaaaaagatcaagGATTTAAAACAGGCGTCTCTGCTTAAAGTTTCTAGTTAGATTATCGACATGCATAACCTGTATATTACTGATTACATAAACTACATTAAGATTTTCTTCCCCATGTTTGAAAATTGTAGCTCGACTGTGttattaaaaatggtattttataatataaagattgtacaataaatttataatagattattaCATACATTATTGAAACTATAGACTATTTAACATTTATGCTACACAGTTTGGTTTTCGATAGCATATGATTTACTTAATTTCTCCATCTGCCTTTATAATTGTTTATGcaattattaataactattttttatatatatatactcttctattgatcacattaaaaaattctatacatGGTTAAGAATTGAAAAGTAGATGTTGTAATTCATTTCTCCTTCTTTTAACtgttttaacaatttctttaatgatataaatataagtGTTGTGatacaaatgtttatttgttatgacactaatatatatttaatttatagatattactTCACAAACTAAAATATGTCCtacattaaagttttttatttcaaCAGTATTCATCTCGCCTGTATCGTAATTTTGGGACATCTAGTAAGAAGATGAGAGATTTAGCAGAGTTGAAGGAGTTGCAGAGGCAATTccaagtatgatttttttttgttaatatttttataaaaataaaatgtgatcatgataataaaaacaatctcaatttaaataaaataaattatgatgttagtttattgatatttaatacttACCTTAGCATTTTGATTCTTTAATAACTTACTAGCCAccttttggtgaccagctggtgtGTCAAGATTAATGGTCGttgaaacttaattaaatattttatatgatttgaaatttcaaattttgatatatatcatGTCTTttgtcattcatttcattttatgtgttttcctcattttttttctgaaaatttgtgaaaaatcaatatattttaacagtGTAATGTGATTTCTAAtacaaaacaatgtaaaatttcatgtttttttccttttaataatagtttaaataaaaattttaatcttttacaaatttaaataaatgtactaGCTTTCCTGAAGTCTGTTTTGCCAGTAAGAATTTGTGTTAAGACCAGGATATAATTtgggctaaaaaataaaaatgaaaaaatatttccaatttttgtaGCGACTTTTATTGATAGCTTTGATCttcttcctgatttttttttttttttttttcgtacttccGTATGAACGCCACTTCAGTTATAGTTTGGCGGGTTTTGCGCTAATGTGCCAATAAAGATCAATCCTGTTGTTTGTACACAGTAATGGgatgttgaattttgaaaatgattggtggcacttaaaaaccgccaaatctgtagctgtgGTGGCGTTAATACGcaagtagctttttttttttttgtattatcatttatgatgtgtttaatatttgttaattcttatGATTTTTGTTGGAAAATGGCTTAAAAAATGGCTTAGTTttcagttttgttaaaattttgattactttgTATGGatttcattaacatattaaaacacttttaattttatattattttgaaatattaacttatatcCAATAAATATTTCAGCCATAAACaaagcaatttgaatttaaaCTCTAATATATTTATCTGCGAACTAATATAATGACatttctttaaatgcaaaaaagctatttgttccttttctttaatattattaaaattaattttttataaaagaaaattgatattgagttcaggtaaaaaaaaaaatgtttttatcgacTTTAATAGCAGTAATTAGTCAATAGCTTATAGGCGACTaattttattgtacaaaaattgaCTTGCTGCAGTAAGCAAATCTTTTCTTTGtgtttcttcctttttaaaaataaccttttaaataataatatcttattcactagctatttattattaatagctcCTAGGATTCACATACTTATGATGTTTTGGCATATTCATACACATCTTGAATTATTGTTATTCTTGATCCTCAATTTCATCTGCTTATTAAAGTATAACTTTCTTTACCTTCATCTGTATTCAACTAAAAgatgtgctttttttaaaaaaaaattaattagtactcaaaatataatactctcttcaattatcatattattatcctAAGTGTCAGTATGGTCTGAATGTACATCACAAAACTGTATTTTATACTTTGCTCTTCGTAAATAACTTATGCACTTTTAATTTCAGACTAAAACAACtgataattattgaaaactttaatgttgttatggcatttaaaaattgtaacaatttgattttcattttaaatttaaatttttcaataatgcatttaaagtatattttgccttcaaaattttttaattacaaattatttattatcattatcaacAATCTCTGTTTGCTCtgtatctataaatttcattatttgaaaatcacCCATTATGCCTCTTGTCTTGTTTTTACATATAACGCTATGCTGTTTctgtcataataaaatttttaaaatattgccttaAAGTGTGATAAGAGTACTACAATTCATTGATTTTGAGCTAAGAACTTATGATATGTTAGATCTATTGAAAAGTAGAAGCAATGTGATTGCTTTAAGTTTTTGAATGGAATTGtgaaaaatgctaattaaatgactgtgaaaaattgatcaaaattgttttttcttttcttttaatttccccAAGTTAAAGTGAAATTTGGCCATTGATTAGCAGATCTGGAATAAGTATAATTACTACAACTTTTAATTgcaattgcaaatttattatgttatgtgtgatatgcattttgtttttgattgataattttaaaaaaacatcctggAAATTAGCCCTATGGACTCTTTATccatatttttagttaaataaagaTGCTTCTCTTTGTTAGACATTGCAATAATTGATGATAGATGCATGGATTTATgtactattgattattttcttaaaaatcatatattccaagttaacttttataaaattgccAAAATCTTTGTTTTGCtctaatttttgaatatacataCTTAACAAATCACAAAGTGACTAACACATcactattatttttgtaataaattcctTCTATACAAATACTATTTCCtcaacatatatttaaatggGAGTAGGCAAGAATCtccaaaacatgtttttattacataaaatttatcactttttatcCTGTAATATTGCTAAAAGGctgtaaaatatatcaatattttaattagttaaaaattcgtttggttttcaaactaaaaaaaaaaaaaaaaaaaaaaatcttttagaaaatatattgtggaaattttaaaatgtttgtcttatgttcataatttttttcttttctatatatagGTTGATGATGGAGTTCCAGTCTATTTAAAGCGGGGCCCAAGGGACAAGATTTTCTTCTCTGTTGTTTGTCTTGGATTAGGTGTTTGCCTAGCTGATGCTTTAACTACTGTTTACAAATTGATATATCCTCCCAAACCatcataattttggaattattaaagTGTACCTCTTCATGTTTATAGTATGTTTCACTAATGTGTAACAGTATATAACTGATGATTTGtaattgatagaaaataaaacattctatatCATTTAGTGAAagatatgttttaaattcattttttatgtttcacCAGCTtgatatttcttctaaataatattGAAGCTGAAAAAggcaatactaataaaaaaaatcaaagaaatgctAGGTGCAGTTCATAGACTGTAActagtttaatattatttcttgtttttttaatcttctgtAATTAAATCTGGTTATTTATTACattgttatacattttataatatcagGTTCTCATATGTATAATAAGATGATATATATTTCCTCTGTTGCAAGATTTCCAATAATGATATTAATACAACACAGATTTATCTCATCATTATATGGGAATTTTCGACATTCAAAGTTTATATTGGAAATACAAGTTTTATTAttgtttggtaatttttttaatttttgttgatttattacaaatctaagtcgattatttaaaaatgttccaatttatctaaaaacttttaaaaaattaattttaaattttttaatatagttttgttataattttaagcatatggGCATCATATAATCTAAaactaacaaaatgaaataaattaaaaagtgctATAAATCAGTGTGGCTGCTTatagatgtattatttttttaaattctcttgaaTACTGTATATTTTGTTTTG
Above is a genomic segment from Argiope bruennichi chromosome 1, qqArgBrue1.1, whole genome shotgun sequence containing:
- the LOC129960107 gene encoding cytochrome c oxidase subunit 7A1, mitochondrial-like, coding for MNALRYSSRLYRNFGTSSKKMRDLAELKELQRQFQVDDGVPVYLKRGPRDKIFFSVVCLGLGVCLADALTTVYKLIYPPKPS